A single Sporosarcina sp. FSL W8-0480 DNA region contains:
- a CDS encoding metallophosphoesterase: MRIIFNSLFGIAVLMIAGLVYMFAFAKRRNVIIHSYTVRKEINRGKKLSLFFISDIHRRHIDKRLLEKVKRHESIDVVVIGGDLAEAGVPLNRIEQNVKALSTLGPLLFIWGNNDREVGEEEIRKIISKHGGIILDNSDASIPNHPLWRICGTDDPSSGRVDIKATLRNANSYPYLIVATHNPYMFKKIEAVCSPDLMLAGHTHGGQIRLGKFSMHALGRFSLQDGRAKLISNGYGTSIIPLRLGAAPESHVIKIYY; encoded by the coding sequence ATGAGAATAATTTTTAACAGTCTGTTTGGGATTGCAGTATTGATGATTGCTGGTTTAGTGTATATGTTCGCTTTTGCAAAACGCAGAAACGTAATTATACATTCCTACACTGTCCGAAAAGAAATAAATCGAGGCAAGAAGCTTTCCCTGTTTTTTATATCGGATATACACAGGCGCCATATTGATAAACGTTTGTTGGAAAAAGTTAAAAGGCATGAGTCAATTGATGTAGTCGTTATAGGCGGGGATCTTGCGGAAGCAGGCGTTCCACTGAATCGTATCGAACAAAATGTTAAGGCTCTTTCCACCCTTGGACCATTATTGTTTATCTGGGGTAATAATGATCGTGAAGTCGGGGAAGAAGAAATTCGAAAAATTATTAGTAAGCATGGTGGAATTATATTAGACAACAGCGATGCAAGTATCCCAAACCATCCTTTATGGAGGATTTGCGGTACTGACGATCCGTCAAGCGGCCGTGTTGATATTAAGGCTACCCTAAGAAATGCCAATTCTTATCCGTATTTGATTGTAGCTACGCATAACCCTTATATGTTCAAAAAAATAGAGGCTGTTTGTAGTCCTGACTTGATGCTTGCAGGTCATACCCATGGAGGGCAAATTAGATTAGGTAAATTTTCAATGCATGCATTAGGCAGATTCAGTTTGCAAGACGGAAGAGCGAAATTGATAAG